One stretch of Candidatus Kryptonium sp. DNA includes these proteins:
- a CDS encoding homoserine kinase — protein MRHIITLRVPATSANLGPGFDSMGLALDLWNTFS, from the coding sequence ATGAGGCACATCATCACCTTGCGCGTGCCCGCCACGAGCGCGAACCTTGGTCCCGGCTTCGACAGCATGGGGCTAGCACTCGATCTCTGGAACACCTTCTCG